One genomic window of Paramormyrops kingsleyae isolate MSU_618 chromosome 20, PKINGS_0.4, whole genome shotgun sequence includes the following:
- the LOC140581329 gene encoding uncharacterized protein, with translation MDGATPPPLPEALLNEMDNINNGNNDENDAVYQHDSSAPPPPAPIPEALLNEIDIINNANNDENDAVYQHDSPPAASGESRVQEPCFLPSLETLISMLNERGSEAEAVLPDDEVAWSPADSELWEVLSDVEFLLDAEEIENDLGLGQFENVEQDGGGGDLDHQPDGVVHRRRFNNVQIRRILNIPRPRNEANFREYYENVIEGFQNIVNEAIPYAAWGAYIQVTLRGDFLNDELSQIVRYGEGELTDFQQLLDRLVQSNQEILNDSNLEVIVDVINIPRGGGNKRKLQTMLASEIISKKAKHMFIIKQNDSRACFAINLAHMLHGNLTDAEGEKLGLELQEKAGFTPDYAVALNDIINFEKIIDCKAVVYYQQHYSNNLQIYQTPTPTDDRRVVYFFLHKEHFYGIKSAKGFLGAGYVCTSCFKGYDSPHSHRCRKFCSVCQTNCKEGEITPGIVCERCNLRCLNNMCFERHRTPRVCPIRGEIASPCDKFKKCKACGLNYYQSPENPKPHSCKTVKCNICDAKLQSAESDISTPHLCYLNPIEKSNKGKAVAQSGEGSKKPPKYVFFDFETSQSSGTHIPVYVCAISDQNETMTAEGPDCALHFLRHFRTPYYTGTCFISHYGKAFDNYIILNAMVKEGVEPRVVSQGNKIILILDSVFEQRYIDSHCFLSMPLRKIPDAMGCSTQMRKGYFPHHFTDMEKFSYVGPYPPPDQYGPEQMPCKERDKFYQWYDGVKHQTFNFHKEMIAYCKNDVEILREGCLRFLQEFETLTGCDPFSTATIASAALLVYRTNFLPRDTIAIPDVWDYRRQYKSYSNVSIQWLEFVGRTRGIEIRHALRGGEVRVGRFHLDGYAEIEGEKWAFEFLGCQFHGCPKCNNEHDVCPLTRESFGALYVKTREKLEVLRQEFNMNVESIWEHEWAHAKTHDPQVQSFLSDFQPPDPLRPREALFGGRTSAIRLRYDVTGEERVHYVDFTSLYPYTLAKCEFPVGHPEIIHSNFKPLNEYFGLIKATVNTPRELFFPVLPSRLPNGKLVFTLCRTCAIDNRQEGSCGHSDAERALTGVWVSAELNQALDRGYTVVKVHEVWHFPQTSGDLFREYIKTFLKVKQQASGYPDDATDDAGRRDYIENYLEREGIQLEPDKIVSNGGKRQVAKLLLNSLWGKLAQRNNMLQTCIVSDPGEFFNFLCSELYEISSFAFVNDEVALIRWRYRSSYKVPPGKTNIFIACQTTAWGRLTLYKELEKLGRRVLYHDTDSIVYISRPGEYEPTLGNYLGELTSELAPDEYIASWGALGPKSYCYRLNNGKTQLKCKGITLNYEACQKVNLDSMIGLIENYIGGCRNDPPIMTHYNKIERDMKSFRLFNRPLDKKVRVVYDKRRLLTSGETLPFGY, from the coding sequence atggacggagcaacaccccctcctctacccgaagcgctattaaatgaaatggacaacatcaacaacggtaataatgatgaaaatgatgcggtttatcaacacgactcgtcagcaccaccaccaccagcgcctatacccgaagcgttattaaatgaaatagacatcatcaacaacgctaataatgatgaaaatgatgcggtttatcaacacgactcgccacccgcggcATCTGGTGAATCCAGGgtccaagagccctgtttcctaccgtccttagagacattaataagcatgttaaatgaaaggggctctgaagcagaagcGGTGCTGCCCGACGACGAGGTCGCGTGGTCCCCCgcggattctgaattgtgggaagtcttgtcagacgtagaatttcttctcgatgccgaggagattgaaaatgacttgggactggggcaatttgaaaatgttgaacAGGACGGTGGCGGTGGTGACTTGGATCACCAGCCTGACGGGGTCGTGCATCGCCGcagattcaataatgtacagattaggcggattctaaatattccgcgacctagaaacgaagccaatttccgcgagtactatgaaaatgtaatcgaggggtttcaaaatattgtgaatgaggcGATACCTTACGCCGCATGGGGAGCTTATATTCAGGTCACCCTGCGCGGTGACTTTTTAAACGACGAGTTGTCGCAAATTGTACGGTATGGGGAAGGGGAGCTGACAGATTTCCAGCAATTGTTGGATCGCCTGGTTCAGTCTAATCAAGAGATTTTAAACGATTCCAACCTAGAAGTAATAGTAGACGTAATAAATATCCCACGCGGCGGTGGAAACAAACGTAAACTACAGACCATGttagcttcagaaataatttctaaaaaagccaaacacatgtttattattaaacaaaacgaCAGCAGAGCGTGTTTCGCTATAAACTTGGCGCATATGCTCCACGGAAACCTCACTGACGCCGAGGGTGAAAAGCTCGGCCTGGAGTTACAGGAGAAAGCGGGTTTCACCCCCGACTACGCAGTCGCTTTGAATGACATTATCAATTTTGAGAAAATCATTGATTGCAAAGCAGTGGTGTATTATCAACAACATTATTCAAACAATCTCCAAATTTACCAGACACCCACACCTACCGACGATAGACGGgtggtgtatttctttttacacaagGAGCATTTTTACGGCATTAAAAGCGCCAAGGGCTTCTTAGGGGCCGGCTACGTTTGCACTAGCTGTTTCAAAGGGTACGACTCGCCTCATTCTCATCGCTGTAGAAAATTTTGCAGCGTCTGTCAGACTAATTGTAAAGAAGGTGAAATCACACCGGGGATAGTGTGTGAGCGGTGTAATCTCAGATGCTTAAATAACATGTGCTTCGAGCGTCACCGTACGCCGAGGGTCTGCCCCATTAGGGGTGAGATTGCTAgcccctgtgacaagttcaaaaaatgcaaagcttgcgggctcaactactaccaaagtcccgagaacccaaaaccgcactcgtgtaaaacagtaaaatgtaatatatgcgacGCTAAGTTGCAGTCAGCAGAATCAGACATATCCACCCCACATCTCTGCTATTTAAATCCAATCGAGAAATCTAACAAAGGGAAAGCGGTCGCCCAAAGCGGCGAGGGCAGTAAAAAGCCccccaaatatgtgttttttgactttgaaacatcccagagctcgggtacccatatcccggtttacgtgtgcgccatctccgatcagaatgagacaatgaccgccgaggggccagactgcgcgctgcactttctcagacatttcaggacgccctactatacagggacgtgtttcattagtcactatggaaaggcgtttgataattacataatactgaacgctatggtgaaggaaggagtggaaccgcgtgtggtgtcacaggggaataaaatcattctcatcctgGACAGCGTGTTTGAGCAAAGGTACATCGACAGTCACTGCTTTCTAAGCATGCCGTTGAGAAAAATCCCCGATGCAATGGGGTGCTCGACTCAGATGCGAAAAGGCTATTTTCCgcatcatttcacagacatggaaaagTTTAGTTACGTGGGGCCCTACCCTCCTCCCGATCAGTATGGGCCCGAGCAAATGCCCTGCAAAGAACGCGACAAGTTTTATCAATGGTACGACGGTGTAAAGCACCAgacctttaattttcacaaagagatgatcgcttactgtaagaacgacgtggagattctgagagagggctgcttgcgcttcctgcaggagtttgaaacgctcacgggttgcgaccccttctccacggcgaccatcgcttcggccgcgttgctggtttacaggacaAATTTCCTGCCCAGAGATACGATCGCGATCCCGGACGTCTGGGATTACAGGAGGCAATACAAAAGTTATTCCAACGTCTCGATCCAGTGGCTGGAATTCGTGGGCCGCACGCGCGGCATAGAAATTCGACACGCGCTGCGCGGGGGTGAAGTGCGCGTGGGGCGCTTTCACCTAGACGGATACGctgagatagagggagagaaatgggctttcgagtttctaggctgccagtttcacggctgtccaaagtgcaacaatgaacacgatgtctgccccctgacccgcgagagcttcggtgccctgtacgttaaaacaagggaaaaactcgaggtgttgcgccaagagtttaatatgaacgtagaatccatctgggaacacgaatgggctcacgctaaaactcacgacccacaagtgcagagtttcctgtcagactttcagccccctgacccccttAGGCCGCGAGAAGCGCTGTTTGGGGGTCGGACGTCGGCGATTCGCCTGCGTTACGACGTCACGGGGGAAGAGCGCGTCCACTACGTGGATTTCACGTCGCTGTACCCGTACACtctggctaaatgtgaattccccgtggggcacccggaaatcattcattcaaattttaaacctctgaatgaatactttggcctgatcaaagccactgtgaacaccccgcgcgagctgtttttccccgtcctacccagcagactgccaaatgggaaactcGTGTTTACACTGTGCAGGACGTGCGCGATCGACAACAGGCAAGAGGGGAGCTGTGGTCATTCTGACGCAGAGCGTGCGCTGACCGGCGTGTGGGTCTCTGCGGAGCTCAATCAGGCTTTAGACAGGGGCTATACTGTCGTGAAGGTGCACgaagtgtggcattttccccagaccagcggcgacctgtttagagaatacattaaaacctttctcaaagtgaagcagcaggctTCGGGCTACCCCGACGACGCGACCGATGACGCGGGTCGCAGGGACTACATTGAAAACTATCTCGAGCGCGAGGGGATCCAATTGGAGCCCGATAAGATCGTGTCTAACGGTGGCAAGAGGCAGGTggccaagcttctgcttaactctctgtggggtaaactggcgcagaggaacaacatgctccagacatgtatagtgtctgacccgggggagttttttaattttttatgctcggagctgtacgagatttccagcttcgcgtttgtcaacgacgaggtcgccctcatccgctggcgatacaggtcttcctacaaagtgccgccgggaaagaccaacatattcatagcgtgtcaaactaccgcgtgggggcggctgacgctttacaaagaactggaaaaattggggcgtagggtgctgtatcacgacacagacagcatcgtgtacataagcaggccgggtgaatatgagccgaccttaggcaattacctgggggagctcacgtccgaattagcccccgacgaatacattgcttcgtggggtgcgctgggaccaaaaagttactgttaccgactcaacaacgggaaaacacagttgaaatgtaagggtataactctaaattatgaagcctgtcaaaaggtaaaccttgacagtatgattggattgattgaaaactacatcggtggatgtaggaatgatccccctataatgacgcactacaacaaaatcgaacgcgacatgaaaagttttcgactgtttaataggcctctagacaaaaaggtcagggtcgtctacgacaaacgcagattgttgactagcggggaaactctgccttttggttactga